The window CCCGAGGTGTGTCGTCACCCCGTTACGGTACGGCCTGCCCGCGGGGCGCCGGACGGAGACGGACGCGTCACGCCCCCGGCGGTGCGCTCGATGCGGGCGGCGGGCTGTGCCCCAGGGGGGCTCGGGAGCGCCGCGGCCCCCACGTGGCGCGCACCACGCACAGCACCATGACGGCGGCGATGGCGGCCAGGTGCTCCTTGCCCGCCAGGTTGTCCTTGATCAGCACCTCGCCGATCATCACCAGGATCACCAGGGCCCCGGTGAGGTAGGCCCGGTACCGCCAGCAGACGTAGATCGCGAGTCCCACGACCGCCGCCGACGGACCGGTGTCGTTGACGACGCGGTCGGACACCGGCAGACCGAAGGGGTGGTCGGGGCCCAGCGAGAGACCGATCCGGGCGTACGTGGTGCCGGCGAGGGTGGCCACGTAGCCGACCACCAGGGTGCGCCACCAGCCGACGCAGATCTCCGAGATCCCGAAGACCAACAGGATCTGTGCGAGCGCCCCCCACACCGGCAGGTCGAGCGCCGGGACGAAGAGGGACAGGGGCGTGCGCAACAGCGCCAGCCAGAGCGGGTCGACGGCCTTGACCGAACCGAGGTCCTGCACCGGCTGGAAGCCCCAAGAGGTGTTCTGGACGATCTGGAAGACCGAGGTCAGACAGACCGCGCCGAGGGTCATCGGGATCGCCCGCCACTTGTCGCGGGCGAGCGAGTCCCGGATCGTCCAGAACAGGGGCCCCCACTCGCGGCGGGCGAACCGCCGCAGTGAGGAGTTCGTCAACGCTTGGTCTCCAGGTGTCTGCGGTGCATCCACTTCGGCAGGCCGGGAGCTTCGAGGAAGCCCTCCGCCCGGCCCGCCGCGACGCCGATCCGCAGCAGGTCCGAACTCTTCTCGAAGAGCATGAACCGCGGTTCCCAGATCGGCCGGTATTTGGCGTTGGCCCGGTAGAGGGACTCGATCTGCCACCAGCGGGAGAAGAAGCTCAGCAGCGAGCGCCACATGCGCAGCACCGGACCCGCGCCGAGCTTCGATCCCCGCTCGAAGACGGAGCGGAACATCGCGAAGTTCAGTGAGACCTGTGTGACGCCGATCTCCTTTGACCGCTCCAGGAGTTCGATGACCATGAACTCCATCAGACCGTTCTCGGAGTCCCGGTCGCGGCGCATCAGGTCGAGCGACAGACCCTTGGGTCCCCACGGCACGAAGGACAGCACGGCACGCAGTTCACCGTTGCCGTCGAAGCACTCCAGCATCACGCACTGGCCGTCGTCGGGATCGCCCAACCGGCCCAGTGCCATCGAGAAGCCGCGCTCGGTCGCACCGTCGCGCCAGTCGTCGGCGCGGACGAGGAGCACGTCCATCTCCTCGGTCGGGATGTCGGAGTGCCGGCGGATGCGCACCGTGTACCCGGCGCGCTTGACCCGGTTGTAGGCCTGCCGGACGGTCCGCATGGCGCGACCCTCCAGCGTGAACTCGGCGGTCTCGACGATCGCCTCGTCGCCCAGTTCCAGGGCGTCCAGGCCGTGCCGGGCGTAGATCTGGCCGGCCTCCTCGCTCGCGCCCATGACGGCCGGCACCCAGCCGTGCTCGCGGGCCTCGGCCAGCCAGGGCTCGATGGCGCCGGGCCAGGCCTCGGGGTCTCCGATCGGGTCGCCGGAGGCCAGGGACACGCCGCCGACGACGCGGTAGGTGACGGCGGCCTTGCCGGTGGGGGACCAGATGACGGACTTCTCGCGGCGCAGCGCGAAGTAGCCGAGGGAGTCCCGGTCGCCCTGCTTGGCGAGCAGGGCCCGCAGCCGGTCCTCGTCCTCGGGGGTGAGCGGGTCCACGGCGCGGCGCGAGCGGAACGCGGCGAACAGCACGGCGAGGAGCAGCAGCATCGACATGACGTTGACGAAGACGTCCACCCACGCCGGCGTGGCGATCCCGTCGTAGGCCCGGTCGTTCGGCTCCAGGGTGATCAGCCGCATCGCGCCGTACTTCCAGCGGGCGAGGAAGGTGGCGTCGGCCCGGTCCGGGTCGGTGTTGGTGGCGCCGACGAGCAGGGCGGCGACCAGCGAGGTCAGCAGCAGGCCGACGGCGGCCACGGCGGTGGCCAGCTTGGGGTTGGAGCGGTCGCCCTTGGCGTAGAACTCGTGGCGGCCCAGCAGCAGGGCGCCGACGAAGGCCGCGGTGAGGGCGAGCGAGACCCAGTTCTGCGCGTGGTCGCGGAACTCCGGGTAGCAGAAGTCGTAGTCCCCGCCGACGCACGGCGCGAAGGCGGCCGTGGCGAAGGCGAACAGCAGCATGCCGCTGATCACCAGGTTCAGGATCCAGGCGGCCCGTTTGCGGCGGCCCATGGTGACGGCGAGGATCAGCGAGAACAGCCCCGAGGCGAAGCCCGCCGTGAGCAGGTAAGGCGTGTAGAAGTCGGCGGTGTTGTGCCGGCGCAGGTCCTGCCCCAGCGAAAGCCACACCGCGCTGAGGAAGTTCACGAAGGTGACGACGCGCAGGTACCAGATGGCGAAGGCGGCGCCGCGCCGTGACGGTTTGCTGCCCCTGCGGGCCTCGGCCTTGGCTGCGGGATCCTTCTTGCCCGTTTCCCCCCTGCCGGCGGGATCGCCGCCGGACTCTCTTCTTCCGTTTACTGCCGTGGTGGTATCTGCGCTGGTCAAGCGGACCTCTCCCATGAAAAGCGATGATATGGGGCGTCACCGTCCACGGGCGGATCGAGCGCCCCGGACTGGTCAGGCCCGTGGCGCCCGGTGAATTCAGTCCGTCGGCTCCTCCACCGCTCGTTCCGGCAGCTCCGCAGCGAGTGCGGCGGCCGCCTGGACGAGGGGGAGGGCCAGCAAGGCCCCTGTTCCCTCTCCCACAGTGACGCCGTGGTCGAGCACGGGGTTGAGTGCCATCCTGTCCAAGGCCTTCGCCTGGCCCGGCTCGCCGCTCGCCTGGCCGGCCAACCACCAGTCCGGGGCCCGGAACGCGGCCCTCTGGGCCACCAACCCGCAGGCCGCCGAGACGAGCCCGTCGAGGATGACCGGTGTACGGCGCACCGCGCACTGGAGCAGGAAGCCGGTGATCGCGGCGACGTCCGTGCCGCCGACCTTCGCCAGCAGGGCCACCTGGTCGCCCAGCACCGGACGGGCCCGGCGCAACGCGTCGCGGATCGCCGCGCACTTGCGCATCCAGGCCAGGTCGTCGATCGGGGCGCCGCCGCGACCGGTGACGACCGAGGCGTCCGTCCCGCACAGCGCGGCGACCAGCGTCGCGGCCACCGTGGTGCCGCCGACACTGAGGTCCCCGAGCACGACGAGATCGGTTCCCGAGTCGGCC of the Streptomyces sp. NBC_01426 genome contains:
- a CDS encoding phosphatidylglycerol lysyltransferase domain-containing protein encodes the protein MWYLRVVTFVNFLSAVWLSLGQDLRRHNTADFYTPYLLTAGFASGLFSLILAVTMGRRKRAAWILNLVISGMLLFAFATAAFAPCVGGDYDFCYPEFRDHAQNWVSLALTAAFVGALLLGRHEFYAKGDRSNPKLATAVAAVGLLLTSLVAALLVGATNTDPDRADATFLARWKYGAMRLITLEPNDRAYDGIATPAWVDVFVNVMSMLLLLAVLFAAFRSRRAVDPLTPEDEDRLRALLAKQGDRDSLGYFALRREKSVIWSPTGKAAVTYRVVGGVSLASGDPIGDPEAWPGAIEPWLAEAREHGWVPAVMGASEEAGQIYARHGLDALELGDEAIVETAEFTLEGRAMRTVRQAYNRVKRAGYTVRIRRHSDIPTEEMDVLLVRADDWRDGATERGFSMALGRLGDPDDGQCVMLECFDGNGELRAVLSFVPWGPKGLSLDLMRRDRDSENGLMEFMVIELLERSKEIGVTQVSLNFAMFRSVFERGSKLGAGPVLRMWRSLLSFFSRWWQIESLYRANAKYRPIWEPRFMLFEKSSDLLRIGVAAGRAEGFLEAPGLPKWMHRRHLETKR
- the cobT gene encoding nicotinate-nucleotide--dimethylbenzimidazole phosphoribosyltransferase, whose protein sequence is MNLDDFSDLIERPDGGVRRDAEDRRERLAVPPGALGRLDELGEWLAAAQGRVPVRQIERPRVVLFAADHGIAAEGVSARAAGTAHELVRGVLDGTSPVAVLAARFGAGVRIVDTGLDCDPGLLPEEVVRHRVRRGSGRIDVEDALTVEEAQAALRLGMRVADEEADSGTDLVVLGDLSVGGTTVAATLVAALCGTDASVVTGRGGAPIDDLAWMRKCAAIRDALRRARPVLGDQVALLAKVGGTDVAAITGFLLQCAVRRTPVILDGLVSAACGLVAQRAAFRAPDWWLAGQASGEPGQAKALDRMALNPVLDHGVTVGEGTGALLALPLVQAAAALAAELPERAVEEPTD